One Patescibacteria group bacterium genomic window carries:
- a CDS encoding ribonuclease HII, which produces MSKAVIPTFEEEQALAAQGFSCVAGTDEVGCGCWAGPVMAAAVILPVGVELMLVRDSKALSPAQRERSAEEIKAKAAAWAVGSASVEEVDQLNIRRAAALAMTRAIASLPIRPDYVLSDAFRIPGLDIPLKNIIRGDAKVVSIAAASIIAKVARDRLMDELAAEHPGYGFERHKGYGTKEHQQALERQGICPIHRRTYAPIKKFLAKT; this is translated from the coding sequence ATGAGCAAAGCCGTGATCCCGACGTTCGAGGAAGAACAAGCGCTCGCAGCGCAGGGTTTTTCGTGCGTCGCGGGGACTGATGAAGTCGGCTGCGGGTGCTGGGCCGGACCGGTCATGGCGGCGGCGGTGATCTTGCCTGTCGGCGTCGAGTTGATGCTGGTGCGCGATTCCAAAGCCCTGTCGCCGGCGCAGCGGGAGCGTTCGGCCGAGGAAATCAAGGCCAAAGCCGCGGCCTGGGCGGTCGGTTCGGCTTCGGTCGAGGAAGTCGATCAGTTGAATATCCGCCGCGCGGCCGCACTCGCCATGACGCGGGCGATCGCGTCCTTGCCGATCCGGCCTGACTACGTCCTGAGCGACGCTTTCCGCATCCCGGGCCTCGACATTCCGCTCAAGAACATCATCCGCGGCGACGCCAAGGTGGTATCGATCGCGGCCGCTTCGATCATCGCCAAGGTCGCGCGCGACCGGCTCATGGACGAGCTGGCCGCGGAACACCCCGGTTACGGTTTCGAGCGGCACAAAGGTTACGGCACCAAAGAGCATCAACAGGCACTGGAGCGCCAGGGTATCTGCCCAATCCATCGGCGGACCTACGCGCCGATCAAGAAATTTTTGGCCAAAACCTGA
- a CDS encoding nucleotide pyrophosphohydrolase: protein MKKQDDLTTVAELKKWVRRFRDDRDWLQFHDPKNLAEAISIEAAELLELFLWKEKAEIGQLMDKDAAYRLAVEEELSDIVMTCLSFANASGIDVAGALAAKLKKAEQKYPVAKARGKATKYDRL from the coding sequence ATGAAGAAACAAGACGATTTGACGACCGTCGCGGAACTTAAGAAATGGGTGCGGCGTTTCCGCGATGACCGCGACTGGCTCCAGTTCCACGATCCGAAGAATCTGGCCGAAGCGATCTCGATCGAAGCGGCGGAACTTCTGGAACTTTTTCTCTGGAAAGAGAAAGCCGAGATCGGACAGTTGATGGACAAGGACGCCGCTTACCGGCTGGCCGTGGAGGAGGAATTGTCGGATATCGTCATGACTTGTCTGAGTTTCGCCAACGCCTCCGGGATCGACGTGGCCGGCGCGCTCGCGGCCAAACTGAAGAAGGCGGAGCAGAAATATCCGGTCGCCAAAGCGCGCGGCAAAGCGACGAAATACGACCGGCTTTGA
- a CDS encoding carboxypeptidase M32 → MAKQNIGSLYRKFVAQLREIALLASANNIAEYDMEVFMPPAGADHRSDVMALIAGIVHTKRTSAALWRRGEKLLAAVENGLLSETEAIIVRRTMKDLERERKLPKRLVEELVKTTGAAHHVWIEAREKSDFSLFLPSLQRIVELKIEEAEAVGCGGSPYDALLGQYEPGMTAEMVEAVLSPLCDFLKVFVRRLGTGNAPKELKIRLTAKHQARISKDLAKLIGFDFRAGRLDASAHPFTSKMHPGDVRITTRYDESDLLSSIYSTIHETGHALYDHALPSDQFGNCAGEAASYGIHESQSRLWENLIGRSREFSRLLAAFMTGSGEDYELCLPDEDSFYRALNVVKPSLIRTESDEVTYNLHVALRFEIERGLIEGRIAAKDLPEIWNAKIREYLGVEVPSDSVGVLQDVHWSAGLFGYFPSYALGNLYSAQLLEAAVRELPDLWLRANGEQFTWLRLWLYDKVWRHGGLLMPVEIVTQATGAPPSADAFQRYLERKFIEIYQLK, encoded by the coding sequence ATGGCCAAACAGAATATCGGCTCGCTCTACCGTAAATTCGTGGCCCAGCTTCGGGAGATCGCCCTGCTCGCCTCCGCGAACAATATCGCGGAATACGACATGGAGGTCTTCATGCCTCCGGCCGGTGCAGATCACCGGTCCGACGTCATGGCGCTGATCGCCGGGATCGTCCATACGAAGCGGACCTCGGCGGCGTTGTGGCGACGGGGCGAAAAATTGCTCGCGGCCGTCGAGAACGGCCTGCTCAGCGAGACGGAAGCGATCATCGTCCGCCGCACCATGAAGGATCTTGAGCGCGAACGCAAACTTCCGAAGCGCCTGGTCGAGGAGCTGGTCAAGACCACCGGAGCCGCGCACCATGTCTGGATCGAGGCGCGCGAGAAGTCGGATTTCTCGCTGTTCCTGCCGTCGCTTCAGAGGATCGTCGAACTGAAGATCGAGGAAGCCGAAGCGGTCGGCTGCGGCGGATCGCCTTACGACGCCCTGCTCGGCCAGTACGAGCCGGGTATGACCGCCGAAATGGTCGAGGCCGTCCTCAGTCCGCTCTGCGACTTCCTCAAAGTGTTCGTGCGGCGGCTCGGAACCGGCAACGCCCCCAAGGAGCTGAAGATCCGTCTGACGGCCAAACATCAGGCTCGGATCTCCAAGGATCTGGCGAAGCTCATCGGCTTCGATTTTCGCGCCGGCCGCTTGGACGCGAGCGCTCACCCGTTCACTTCCAAAATGCATCCGGGCGATGTCCGCATCACCACGCGCTACGATGAAAGCGACCTGCTTTCGTCGATTTACAGCACGATCCACGAGACCGGCCATGCGCTTTATGATCACGCTTTGCCGTCCGATCAGTTCGGCAATTGCGCCGGCGAAGCGGCCTCGTACGGCATCCACGAGTCGCAATCGCGGCTGTGGGAGAATCTGATCGGTCGCAGCCGCGAGTTCTCGAGATTGCTGGCGGCGTTCATGACCGGGTCCGGCGAGGATTACGAGCTCTGTCTTCCGGATGAGGACAGTTTCTATCGCGCGCTCAACGTCGTGAAGCCGTCGCTCATCCGCACCGAGTCCGACGAGGTCACTTACAACCTCCATGTCGCCCTGCGGTTCGAGATCGAACGCGGTCTCATCGAAGGCCGGATCGCGGCCAAGGATCTGCCGGAGATCTGGAACGCCAAGATTCGCGAGTATCTCGGCGTCGAAGTGCCGAGCGACAGCGTCGGCGTCCTGCAGGACGTTCATTGGTCGGCGGGACTCTTCGGTTATTTCCCGAGTTACGCGCTCGGCAATCTCTACTCCGCTCAGCTGCTCGAGGCTGCGGTGCGCGAGTTGCCGGATCTGTGGTTGCGCGCCAACGGCGAACAATTCACCTGGTTGCGCCTCTGGTTGTACGACAAAGTTTGGCGTCATGGCGGACTGCTGATGCCGGTCGAGATCGTGACCCAAGCCACGGGCGCTCCGCCATCGGCTGACGCTTTCCAGCGCTATCTGGAGCGCAAATTCATTGAGATCTATCAGCTGAAGTAA